One genomic window of Chloroflexi bacterium ADurb.Bin180 includes the following:
- a CDS encoding translocation protein TolB produces MDADGTGLTDLTKSPGEDYAPVWSPDGKQIAFVSKRNDETPQIYVMNSDGSDQARLTSGKQYNDSPDWSPDGSTIVWQQFERKGFIVTTTDIWAMKPDGTAPRQLTHASIVDPEFWTAETG; encoded by the coding sequence ATGGATGCCGACGGGACGGGGCTGACTGACCTAACGAAGTCCCCCGGGGAGGACTATGCGCCTGTCTGGTCGCCTGACGGGAAGCAGATAGCTTTTGTGAGCAAGCGCAACGATGAGACTCCCCAGATCTATGTCATGAACAGTGACGGCAGCGACCAGGCCCGCCTAACGAGCGGTAAGCAGTACAACGATTCACCCGACTGGTCGCCCGACGGTAGCACGATCGTGTGGCAGCAGTTCGAGCGAAAGGGCTTCATAGTGACCACGACGGATATCTGGGCCATGAAGCCCGATGGAACTGCGCCGCGGCAGTTGACTCACGCCTCTATAGTGGACCCCGAATTCTGGACAGCAGAAACGGGGTAA